A window from gamma proteobacterium SS-5 encodes these proteins:
- a CDS encoding radical SAM protein, which produces MMASIEPICGHNDRVRLKDVLPLKTPFTLNIFPTNACNFKCHYCAQVLGKKKLASEFNYNSSELMSISTFEKIIEQSKNFPQPYKLLSFMGHGEPLINKLLPKMIEMANYNNIAERIEIITNGSLLSHDLSDKLIDAGVSNIRVSIQGLNSNKYSLVAGVKVNFNQLIKNLEYFHKKGKKFNSHLFIKIMDCSLDLDEEKKFYELFDNISTRMYIEQVKPVYAGVNIDGEQHNFLKTDRYGNTHAPRIVCPLPFFSMAVWPNGDIAPCDAIYKPALLGNISETTLAQAFSNKTINLFRQEHLNGNKNTLNGCAKCCAPDDVSNEMDELDSARKQLSALYSNFK; this is translated from the coding sequence ATAATGGCAAGCATTGAACCTATTTGTGGCCATAATGATCGAGTAAGGTTAAAAGATGTTTTACCACTCAAAACACCTTTTACCTTGAATATTTTTCCTACTAATGCTTGTAACTTTAAATGTCACTACTGCGCTCAAGTACTTGGAAAGAAAAAACTAGCATCAGAATTTAACTATAATTCTTCAGAATTAATGAGCATCTCAACATTTGAAAAAATAATTGAACAGTCAAAAAATTTCCCACAACCTTACAAATTACTTTCTTTTATGGGGCATGGAGAGCCGTTAATAAATAAATTATTGCCAAAAATGATTGAGATGGCAAATTATAATAATATTGCAGAGCGTATTGAGATCATTACTAATGGCTCCTTACTAAGCCATGATCTATCAGATAAATTGATAGATGCAGGTGTCTCAAATATACGAGTTTCGATTCAAGGATTAAACTCTAATAAATATTCTTTAGTTGCAGGAGTGAAAGTTAATTTTAATCAATTAATTAAGAATTTAGAGTATTTTCACAAAAAAGGAAAAAAATTTAATTCTCATTTATTTATTAAAATCATGGATTGCTCTCTTGATTTAGACGAAGAAAAAAAGTTTTATGAATTATTTGATAACATTTCAACTCGAATGTACATCGAACAGGTAAAACCAGTTTATGCTGGAGTGAACATTGATGGTGAACAACATAATTTCTTGAAGACAGATCGTTATGGAAATACTCATGCTCCTCGTATAGTTTGTCCTCTTCCTTTTTTTTCTATGGCAGTTTGGCCCAATGGAGATATAGCTCCCTGTGACGCCATATATAAGCCAGCATTACTTGGAAATATCAGCGAAACAACACTAGCCCAAGCATTTAGCAACAAGACAATCAATTTGTTTCGCCAAGAACATCTAAATGGAAACAAAAATACTCTAAATGGTTGTG